One window of the Brevibacterium limosum genome contains the following:
- a CDS encoding alpha/beta fold hydrolase has translation MQVRKIGARDGFPLEVQVSGPDDAPALLLLQGQANSHEWWDDLRGDFESDFRTITFDYRGTGGSRGELGELSTSSFAADAADVLDHLGVERTAVYGTSMGGRITQMLALNHSERVSAIVLACTSPGGPHAVKRPREVGQALARLRGEEHTQYLFDLFYTPAWTVSAKYSKMLGDDTMTAVESSAHLRVSANHDAWDRLPEITAPTLIMHGDADRMNPVGNARILRDRIPGSQLLILPEGRHGFFEEFAEEVTPAVIRFLAESLQKF, from the coding sequence ATGCAGGTGCGAAAGATCGGCGCACGCGATGGCTTCCCCCTCGAAGTCCAGGTCAGCGGGCCGGATGACGCTCCCGCACTGCTCCTGCTGCAGGGCCAGGCGAATTCTCACGAGTGGTGGGACGATCTGCGCGGAGATTTCGAATCGGACTTCCGCACGATCACTTTCGACTATCGCGGAACGGGCGGCAGCCGCGGTGAGCTCGGCGAACTGTCGACTTCGAGCTTCGCTGCCGATGCCGCGGACGTGCTCGACCACCTCGGCGTGGAGCGGACGGCGGTCTACGGTACGTCCATGGGCGGGCGCATCACGCAGATGCTGGCGCTCAACCACTCGGAGCGGGTCAGCGCGATCGTCCTCGCGTGCACGTCTCCGGGCGGGCCGCATGCGGTGAAGCGTCCGCGCGAGGTCGGCCAGGCACTGGCGAGGCTGCGCGGCGAGGAGCACACCCAGTACCTCTTCGACCTCTTCTACACCCCGGCGTGGACGGTGTCGGCGAAGTACAGCAAGATGCTCGGCGATGACACGATGACGGCCGTCGAGTCATCCGCCCATCTGCGCGTCAGCGCCAACCACGATGCGTGGGACCGGCTGCCGGAGATCACCGCTCCGACGTTGATCATGCACGGCGATGCGGACCGGATGAACCCGGTCGGAAACGCCCGCATCCTCCGCGACCGCATCCCCGGATCACAGCTGCTCATCCTGCCCGAGGGCCGGCACGGATTCTTCGAAGAATTCGCCGAGGAGGTCACTCCTGCCGTGATCCGCTTCCTCGCCGAATCTCTGCAGAAATTCTGA
- a CDS encoding DUF4235 domain-containing protein gives MGKLAWQIIGVGAPIAAAFVARKTLTFAWEKSTKRPAPSNPVDDEISMSEALAWTIVSGVGVAVAQLVVQRIAANTVRNNFGEEALPKKFRKQIEETTD, from the coding sequence ATGGGAAAGCTCGCTTGGCAGATCATCGGCGTGGGAGCGCCCATCGCAGCCGCATTCGTCGCTCGCAAGACCCTGACCTTCGCGTGGGAGAAGTCGACGAAGCGTCCGGCGCCGTCGAACCCCGTCGATGACGAGATCTCGATGTCCGAGGCCCTGGCCTGGACGATCGTCTCCGGTGTCGGCGTGGCCGTGGCTCAGCTCGTCGTGCAGCGCATCGCCGCGAACACCGTGCGCAACAACTTCGGCGAGGAAGCCCTGCCGAAGAAGTTCCGCAAGCAGATCGAAGAGACCACCGACTGA
- a CDS encoding quaternary amine ABC transporter ATP-binding protein, giving the protein MSVVKASHVYKVFGKRENEVVKRLEEGADRDDLTKLGTAAVIDASFDVQEGEIFVVMGLSGSGKSTLIRTLNGLWAPTAGSVEVLGTDIAKIDSADLRKVRSEHISMVFQHFALLPHRTVRDNAAYALEIRGVAKSERDKAADRWLRAVGLEGWGDKFPEQLSGGMQQRVGLARALAAETDILLMDEAFSALDPLIRREMQEQLVELQRELKKTIIFITHDLNEAMFLGDRIAVMRNGRIVQVGTPEDILTDPANDYVAQFVHDVDRARVLTANNVMEKARQTVSNQNGPRVALRSMRESNASAIYVMDRHRKFLGVVYDRDCIDHLRKGGTTLDDIIKPAAQTASPDDLLIDLFLPSSESPLPVPVTNEDGQLVGVVPRATLLAALGNQNGNDEAPQEEASPEWPEPVDSGLIDQVLAETGDTTQADAANERGGL; this is encoded by the coding sequence GTGAGCGTTGTCAAAGCGTCACACGTCTACAAAGTTTTCGGAAAGCGTGAGAACGAAGTCGTCAAACGACTCGAAGAGGGCGCTGACCGTGATGATCTGACGAAACTCGGTACGGCCGCCGTCATCGACGCGAGCTTCGATGTCCAAGAGGGCGAGATCTTCGTCGTCATGGGCCTGTCGGGTTCGGGCAAATCGACCCTGATCCGCACTCTCAACGGTCTCTGGGCGCCCACGGCCGGATCCGTCGAGGTGCTGGGCACCGACATCGCGAAGATCGATTCGGCCGACCTGCGCAAGGTCCGCAGCGAACACATCTCGATGGTGTTCCAGCACTTCGCACTGCTCCCGCACCGCACGGTCCGGGACAATGCCGCCTATGCGCTGGAGATCCGCGGAGTCGCGAAGTCGGAGCGGGACAAGGCTGCCGATCGCTGGCTCAGGGCCGTCGGTCTCGAAGGCTGGGGCGACAAGTTCCCCGAACAGCTCTCCGGCGGCATGCAGCAGCGCGTCGGCCTGGCACGCGCGCTTGCGGCCGAGACCGACATCCTGCTCATGGACGAAGCATTCTCCGCACTCGACCCGCTGATTCGCCGCGAGATGCAGGAACAGCTCGTCGAGCTGCAGCGGGAACTGAAGAAGACCATTATCTTCATCACCCACGACCTCAATGAGGCGATGTTCCTCGGCGACCGGATCGCGGTGATGCGCAACGGACGCATCGTCCAGGTCGGCACCCCGGAGGACATCCTCACCGACCCGGCCAATGACTACGTCGCCCAGTTCGTCCACGACGTCGATCGGGCGCGGGTCCTGACTGCCAACAACGTCATGGAGAAGGCACGGCAGACCGTCTCGAACCAGAACGGTCCGCGTGTAGCCCTGCGCAGCATGCGCGAGAGCAATGCTTCCGCAATCTATGTCATGGACCGGCACAGGAAGTTCCTCGGCGTGGTCTACGACCGCGACTGCATCGACCACCTCCGCAAGGGTGGGACGACACTGGACGACATCATCAAACCTGCCGCCCAGACGGCCTCCCCCGACGATCTGCTCATCGACCTCTTCCTGCCGTCCTCGGAGTCCCCCCTGCCAGTGCCGGTGACCAACGAAGACGGTCAGCTGGTGGGCGTGGTCCCCCGCGCAACTCTGCTGGCCGCCCTCGGCAATCAGAACGGCAACGACGAGGCGCCCCAGGAAGAGGCTTCTCCGGAGTGGCCGGAACCCGTCGATTCCGGTCTCATCGATCAGGTCCTCGCCGAAACCGGTGATACGACCCAAGCCGATGCTGCGAACGAAAGGGGTGGCCTCTGA
- the aroD gene encoding type I 3-dehydroquinate dehydratase, with protein sequence MKPLPFLNPAAGSPAVRNPGRPAVVVPTQAAAAEELTAECAAAAATEIVDAIEWRIDPLLAAAPGSVLTRIEAALRLLPRALTAGLPILLTVRTGFEGGHVEITEGDYAEAVRALIGGAGASGAPVAVDLEIDRAESRSLIASAQEAGVPVVASHHNFEATDSAERLLATFAAMIEAGADVAKVAMMPQTPADVLRLLEATATADASSPVSVLGISMGPLGRTSRIMGADFGSCATFAQIGQGSAPGQIDAVVLAEILDRVTG encoded by the coding sequence ATGAAACCATTGCCGTTCCTCAATCCTGCCGCAGGATCGCCCGCTGTGCGCAATCCCGGCCGACCGGCCGTCGTCGTGCCGACGCAGGCCGCCGCTGCCGAGGAGCTCACCGCCGAATGCGCCGCAGCCGCCGCGACCGAGATCGTCGACGCCATCGAATGGCGCATCGATCCGCTGCTCGCCGCCGCCCCCGGTTCCGTGCTCACCCGCATCGAGGCGGCCCTGCGTCTGCTTCCTCGTGCGCTCACAGCGGGCTTGCCGATCCTCCTGACCGTGCGCACCGGATTCGAAGGCGGGCACGTGGAGATCACGGAAGGCGACTACGCCGAGGCGGTGCGGGCGCTGATCGGCGGAGCCGGCGCATCGGGCGCTCCTGTCGCCGTCGACCTCGAGATCGACCGGGCGGAATCGCGCTCCCTCATCGCCTCGGCGCAGGAAGCCGGCGTTCCCGTCGTCGCCTCACACCACAATTTCGAAGCCACGGACTCCGCCGAACGCCTGCTCGCGACGTTCGCTGCGATGATTGAGGCCGGCGCGGATGTGGCCAAGGTGGCGATGATGCCGCAGACGCCTGCCGACGTTCTGCGTCTCCTGGAGGCGACTGCCACCGCGGATGCCTCGTCGCCGGTTTCCGTGCTCGGGATCTCGATGGGGCCATTGGGCCGGACGAGCCGGATCATGGGCGCCGACTTCGGCAGCTGCGCCACCTTCGCTCAGATCGGTCAGGGGTCGGCACCGGGGCAGATCGACGCCGTCGTCCTCGCCGAGATCCTCGATCGCGTCACCGGCTGA